The following proteins are encoded in a genomic region of Magnolia sinica isolate HGM2019 chromosome 1, MsV1, whole genome shotgun sequence:
- the LOC131218203 gene encoding glutaredoxin-C6-like, translating into MQGMWSDALTDGGGLELTTPTNAPLSIDVAETPEKRIQRLISENPAIIFSRPSCCMCHVMRQLLASLGVHPTVIELDDGEMDDARQALRAHGSVSGDGAPAIFIGGAYVGGLDSLMKLHLSGGLVPKLKEVGAAWL; encoded by the coding sequence ATGCAAGGGATGTGGTCCGATGCGTTAACTGACGGAGGTGGTCTCGAGCTGACGACACCAACGAACGCGCCGTTATCGATCGACGTGGCGGAGACGCCGGAGAAGAGGATCCAACGGCTGATTTCGGAGAACCCGGCGATCATCTTCAGCCGCCCGTCATGCTGCATGTGCCACGTCATGAGGCAGCTGCTTGCCTCGCTGGGCGTGCACCCCACCGTGATCGAATTGGACGATGGAGAGATGGACGACGCGAGACAAGCGCTCCGCGCGCACGGTAGCGTGTCGGGCGACGGTGCGCCCGCGATCTTCATAGGTGGGGCTTACGTCGGCGGGCTGGACAGCCTGATGAAGCTGCATCTCAGCGGCGGACTTGTGCCGAAGCTGAAAGAAGTTGGCGCGGCTTGGCTATGA